Proteins co-encoded in one Streptomyces roseochromogenus subsp. oscitans DS 12.976 genomic window:
- a CDS encoding response regulator, giving the protein MADTFGPMRDEDGDDGVIGMGPDAGSVRAEPIRVLVVDDHALFRRGLEIVLAAEEDIQVVGEAGDGAEAVDKAADLLPDIVLMDVRMPKRGGIEACTSIKEVAPSAKIIMLTISDEEADLYDAIKAGATGYLLKEISTDEVATAIRAVADGQSQISPSMASKLLTEFKSMIQRTDERRLVPAPRLTDRELEVLKLVATGMNNRDIAKELFISENTVKNHVRNILEKLQLHSRMEAVVYAMREKILEIR; this is encoded by the coding sequence ATGGCGGACACCTTCGGACCGATGCGGGACGAGGATGGCGACGACGGTGTCATCGGCATGGGCCCGGACGCCGGCTCCGTGCGAGCGGAGCCGATCAGAGTCCTGGTCGTGGACGACCACGCCCTCTTCCGGCGGGGACTGGAGATCGTGCTCGCGGCCGAGGAGGACATCCAGGTCGTCGGCGAGGCCGGCGATGGAGCCGAGGCCGTGGACAAGGCTGCTGATCTGCTGCCCGACATCGTGCTGATGGACGTCCGCATGCCCAAGCGCGGCGGGATCGAGGCGTGCACCTCCATCAAGGAGGTCGCCCCGAGCGCCAAGATCATCATGCTGACGATCAGCGACGAAGAGGCCGACCTCTACGACGCGATCAAGGCGGGCGCGACCGGATACCTGCTCAAGGAGATCTCCACGGACGAGGTGGCGACCGCCATTCGCGCGGTGGCCGACGGGCAGTCGCAGATCAGCCCGTCCATGGCGTCCAAGCTGCTCACCGAGTTCAAGTCGATGATCCAGCGCACCGACGAGCGCCGGCTGGTGCCCGCGCCGCGGCTGACCGACCGGGAGCTGGAGGTCCTCAAGCTCGTGGCGACCGGGATGAACAACCGGGACATCGCCAAGGAGCTGTTCATCTCCGAGAACACCGTGAAGAACCACGTCCGCAACATCCTGGAGAAGCTCCAGCTGCACTCCAGGATGGAAGCCGTGGTCTATGCGATGCGGGAGAAGATCCTCGAGATCCGGTAG
- the hpf gene encoding ribosome hibernation-promoting factor, HPF/YfiA family, which translates to MDIVVKGRKTEVPERFRKHVAEKLKLEKIQKLDGKVISLDVEVSKEPNPRQADRCDRVEITLRSRGPVIRAEAAASDPYAALDLAAEKLDARLRKQHDKRFSRRGARRISAAEVPDHVPGAATLNGNGLPVHDEESDGVPTKKIGSLEVKGEGPLVVREKTHVAAPMSLDQALYEMELVGHDFYLFVDAETKEPSVVYRRHAYDYGVIHLNSDPMVAKAQSPEAGGMLGG; encoded by the coding sequence GTGGACATCGTCGTCAAAGGCCGCAAGACCGAGGTGCCCGAGCGGTTCCGCAAGCACGTGGCCGAGAAGCTGAAGCTGGAGAAGATCCAGAAGCTCGATGGCAAGGTGATCAGCCTCGACGTCGAGGTGTCCAAGGAGCCCAACCCCCGACAGGCCGACCGCTGTGACCGAGTGGAGATCACGCTCCGCTCCCGCGGTCCGGTGATCCGGGCGGAGGCGGCGGCCAGCGACCCGTACGCCGCACTCGACCTGGCGGCGGAGAAGCTGGACGCCCGGCTGCGCAAGCAGCACGACAAGCGGTTCTCGCGCCGTGGCGCGCGGCGGATCTCGGCGGCCGAGGTTCCCGACCACGTCCCGGGCGCGGCCACGCTGAACGGCAACGGCCTCCCCGTCCATGACGAAGAGAGCGACGGAGTGCCGACGAAGAAGATCGGCTCGCTGGAGGTCAAGGGTGAAGGCCCCCTCGTCGTCCGTGAGAAGACCCATGTCGCCGCACCGATGAGCCTCGACCAGGCCCTCTACGAGATGGAACTGGTCGGCCACGACTTCTACTTGTTCGTCGACGCAGAGACGAAGGAACCGAGCGTCGTCTACCGGCGCCACGCCTACGACTACGGTGTGATCCACCTCAACTCGGACCCGATGGTCGCCAAGGCCCAGTCCCCCGAGGCCGGGGGCATGCTGGGCGGCTGA
- a CDS encoding GNAT family N-acetyltransferase has product MEPVTLTTDRLVLRTVGPHDTQAVYGAAQDSDIQRWTTVPSPYLPEHASGFTEQLVPDGWAQGSMFTFGVFLTGGELVGMLGLTMRSLGVAEVGFWAAKEHRGQGYVTEATLTACRWIFTEVGVDRVEWRAEVGNHASRAVAERAGFTVEGTLRSAINNKGVRRDCWVGSLLPSDLGLPSTAPYLPSRS; this is encoded by the coding sequence ATGGAACCTGTCACACTCACCACGGATCGTCTGGTCCTGCGCACGGTCGGCCCGCACGACACCCAGGCCGTGTACGGCGCCGCGCAGGACTCCGACATCCAGCGCTGGACCACGGTGCCCTCACCGTATCTGCCCGAGCACGCGAGCGGCTTCACCGAGCAGCTGGTCCCCGACGGCTGGGCGCAGGGCTCGATGTTCACCTTCGGTGTCTTCCTGACCGGCGGGGAACTCGTCGGCATGCTCGGTCTCACCATGCGCTCGCTCGGCGTGGCGGAGGTCGGCTTCTGGGCAGCCAAGGAGCACCGCGGCCAGGGCTACGTCACCGAGGCCACGCTCACCGCCTGCCGGTGGATCTTCACCGAGGTCGGCGTCGACCGGGTCGAATGGCGTGCCGAGGTCGGCAACCACGCCTCCCGTGCGGTTGCCGAACGCGCGGGCTTCACCGTCGAGGGCACCCTGCGCTCCGCGATCAACAACAAAGGGGTGCGCCGGGATTGCTGGGTCGGCTCCCTGCTTCCCTCGGACCTGGGCCTTCCGTCCACGGCGCCCTACCTGCCCTCCCGCTCCTGA
- the secA gene encoding preprotein translocase subunit SecA: protein MSVLSKIMRAGEGKILRKLHRIADQVNSIEEDFVDLSDAELRALTEEYKQRYADGESLDDLLPEAFATVREAAKRVLGQRHYDVQMMGGAALHLGYVAEMKTGEGKTLVGTLPAYLNALSGDGVHIVTVNDYLAERDSEMMGRVHKFLGLSVGCILANMTPAQRREQYACDITYGTNNEFGFDYLRDNMAWSQDELVQRGHNFAIVDEVDSILVDEARTPLIISGPADQATKWYGDFAKLVLRLKKGEAGNPLKGVEETGDYDVDEKKRTVAIHESGVSKVEDWLGIDNLYESVNTPLVGYLNNAIKAKELFKRDKDYVVIDGEVMIVDEHTGRILAGRRYNEGMHQAIEAKEGVDIKDENQTLATITLQNFFRLYGKLSGMTGTAMTEAAEFHQIYKLGVVPIPTNKPMIRKDQSDLIYRTEVAKFEAVVDDIAEKHEKGQPILVGTTSVEKSEYLSQQLSKRGIQHEVLNAKQHEREASIVAQAGRKGAVTVATNMAGRGTDIKLGGNPEDLAEAELRQRGLDPEEHIEEWAAALPAALEKAEQAVKAEKDEVEDLGGLYVLGTERHESRRIDNQLRGRSGRQGDPGESRFYLSLGDDLMRLFKAQMVERVMSMANVPDDVPIENKMVTRAIASAQSQVEQQNFETRKNVLKYDEVLNRQREVIYGERRRVLEGEDLHEQVQHFMDDTIDAYVGAETAEGFPEDWDLDRLWGAFKQLYPVKVTIEELEEAAGDRAGLTAEYISESIKDDIHEQYEAREAQLGSEIMRELERRVVLSVLDRKWREHLYEMDYLQEGIGLRAMAQKDPLVEYQREGFDMFTAMMEGIKEESVGYLFNLEVQVEQQVEEVPVEAAEPVGEGVQETVPAQAGARPEIRAKGLDVPQRRDLHFSAPTVDGEGGIVERDLEDDEPVRSESDGLTRAERRRQAKGGRRRKK, encoded by the coding sequence GTGTCCGTCCTCTCGAAGATCATGCGTGCAGGCGAAGGCAAGATCCTGCGCAAGCTGCACCGCATCGCGGACCAGGTCAACTCCATCGAAGAGGACTTCGTCGACCTCTCCGACGCCGAGCTGCGGGCCCTCACCGAGGAGTACAAGCAGCGGTACGCCGATGGTGAGAGCCTGGACGACCTGCTCCCCGAGGCGTTCGCCACCGTCCGTGAGGCCGCCAAGCGCGTGCTCGGCCAGCGGCACTACGACGTGCAGATGATGGGCGGCGCCGCCCTCCACCTCGGCTACGTCGCCGAGATGAAGACCGGTGAGGGCAAGACCCTCGTCGGCACGCTCCCCGCGTATCTGAACGCCCTGTCCGGCGACGGCGTCCACATCGTCACGGTCAACGACTATCTGGCCGAGCGCGACTCCGAGATGATGGGCCGCGTCCACAAGTTCCTGGGCCTGAGCGTCGGCTGCATCCTCGCCAACATGACGCCGGCCCAGCGCCGCGAGCAGTACGCGTGCGACATCACCTACGGCACGAACAATGAGTTCGGCTTCGACTACCTGCGCGACAACATGGCGTGGTCGCAGGACGAGCTGGTGCAGCGCGGCCACAACTTCGCGATCGTCGACGAGGTCGACTCCATCCTGGTCGACGAGGCCCGTACGCCGCTGATCATCTCCGGCCCGGCCGACCAGGCCACCAAGTGGTACGGCGACTTCGCCAAGCTGGTCCTGCGCCTGAAGAAGGGCGAGGCGGGCAACCCGCTCAAGGGCGTCGAGGAGACCGGCGACTACGACGTCGACGAGAAGAAGCGCACGGTCGCCATCCACGAGTCCGGCGTCTCCAAGGTCGAGGACTGGCTGGGCATCGACAATCTCTACGAGTCGGTGAACACCCCGCTCGTGGGCTACCTGAACAACGCGATCAAGGCCAAGGAACTCTTCAAGCGCGACAAGGACTACGTCGTCATCGACGGCGAGGTCATGATCGTCGACGAGCACACCGGCCGTATCCTCGCCGGCCGCCGCTACAACGAAGGCATGCACCAGGCGATCGAGGCGAAGGAAGGGGTGGACATCAAGGACGAGAACCAGACGCTTGCCACGATCACCCTGCAGAACTTCTTCCGCCTCTACGGCAAGCTCTCCGGCATGACCGGTACGGCGATGACCGAGGCCGCCGAGTTCCACCAGATCTACAAGCTCGGCGTGGTCCCGATCCCGACCAACAAGCCGATGATCCGCAAGGACCAGTCGGACCTGATCTACCGCACCGAGGTCGCCAAGTTCGAGGCCGTCGTCGACGACATCGCCGAGAAGCACGAGAAGGGCCAGCCGATCCTCGTCGGCACGACGTCCGTCGAGAAGTCGGAGTACCTCTCGCAGCAGCTCAGCAAGCGCGGCATCCAGCACGAGGTGCTGAACGCCAAGCAGCACGAGCGCGAGGCGTCGATCGTCGCCCAGGCCGGCCGCAAGGGCGCGGTGACGGTGGCCACCAACATGGCCGGCCGTGGCACGGACATCAAGCTCGGCGGCAACCCCGAGGACCTCGCGGAGGCCGAGCTGCGCCAGCGCGGTCTCGACCCCGAGGAGCACATCGAGGAGTGGGCCGCGGCGCTGCCCGCCGCCCTGGAGAAGGCCGAGCAGGCCGTCAAGGCCGAGAAGGACGAGGTCGAGGACCTCGGCGGGCTCTACGTGCTGGGCACCGAGCGACACGAGTCGCGCCGTATCGACAACCAGCTGCGCGGTCGTTCCGGCCGTCAGGGCGACCCCGGCGAGTCCCGCTTCTACCTCTCCCTGGGCGACGACCTGATGCGCCTGTTCAAGGCCCAGATGGTCGAGCGCGTGATGTCCATGGCCAATGTGCCGGACGACGTGCCGATCGAGAACAAGATGGTCACGCGCGCGATCGCGTCCGCGCAGTCGCAGGTCGAGCAGCAGAACTTCGAGACCCGTAAGAACGTTCTGAAGTACGACGAGGTCCTCAACCGGCAGCGTGAGGTCATCTACGGCGAGCGTCGCCGCGTCCTGGAGGGCGAGGATCTGCACGAGCAGGTCCAGCACTTCATGGACGACACGATCGACGCGTACGTCGGCGCGGAGACCGCCGAGGGCTTCCCCGAGGACTGGGACCTGGACCGGCTGTGGGGCGCCTTCAAGCAGCTCTACCCGGTGAAGGTCACCATCGAGGAGCTGGAGGAGGCCGCCGGCGACCGGGCCGGTCTGACTGCCGAGTACATCTCCGAGTCCATCAAGGACGACATCCACGAGCAGTACGAGGCCCGGGAGGCGCAGCTCGGCTCCGAGATCATGCGTGAGCTGGAGCGCCGCGTCGTGCTGTCGGTCCTCGACCGCAAGTGGCGCGAGCACCTCTACGAGATGGACTACCTCCAGGAGGGCATCGGCCTGCGCGCGATGGCGCAGAAGGACCCGCTGGTCGAGTACCAGCGCGAGGGCTTCGACATGTTCACCGCGATGATGGAGGGCATCAAGGAGGAGTCCGTCGGCTATCTGTTCAACCTGGAGGTCCAGGTCGAGCAGCAGGTCGAGGAGGTCCCGGTCGAGGCCGCGGAGCCGGTTGGCGAGGGGGTCCAGGAGACGGTGCCGGCGCAGGCCGGGGCGCGTCCCGAGATCCGCGCGAAGGGGCTGGACGTTCCGCAACGGCGGGATCTGCACTTCTCGGCGCCGACCGTGGACGGCGAGGGCGGCATCGTGGAGCGCGACCTCGAGGACGACGAGCCGGTGCGGTCCGAGTCGGACGGGCTGACGCGAGCCGAGCGGCGGCGGCAGGCCAAGGGCGGGCGGCGCCGTAAGAAGTAA
- a CDS encoding ComF family protein, whose protein sequence is MALAAAGELRRTGTPARVAAVLRQRRTVADQAGLDARQRLANLAGALEVTAGGERLLVGGHVVLVDDLITTGASLAEAARVVREVAEERTRGGTAVYGAVTREGRDERRIGARPESGKWVHGAPEKAAVNPLGHALHAAVIAAPRDSFEINRN, encoded by the coding sequence ATGGCGCTCGCGGCGGCCGGGGAACTGCGGCGCACAGGGACTCCGGCCAGGGTGGCGGCCGTGCTGCGCCAGCGGCGGACCGTGGCGGACCAGGCCGGGCTCGACGCGCGGCAGCGCCTTGCGAACCTCGCGGGCGCGCTGGAGGTGACCGCGGGCGGTGAGCGGCTGCTCGTTGGCGGACACGTCGTGCTCGTCGACGACCTGATCACGACTGGCGCCAGCCTCGCGGAGGCGGCAAGAGTCGTACGGGAGGTGGCGGAAGAGCGAACCAGAGGGGGAACAGCTGTGTACGGGGCCGTAACTCGGGAAGGAAGGGATGAACGACGGATCGGGGCACGGCCGGAGAGCGGGAAGTGGGTGCATGGTGCACCGGAAAAGGCAGCGGTGAACCCCCTCGGACATGCTCTCCATGCGGCCGTGATCGCCGCTCCGCGCGATTCTTTTGAAATAAACAGGAACTGA
- a CDS encoding Rv3235 family protein: MNKVMSRTAQPRPRHRPPTRHDTRRPGGAPPRKPSVRSKREMPPATPRNASTARTAPGTALPPVRPTDVFAERLLAVLSGQRPVHWMLRHTMGRAYDDLARLAERSPLRARGSRPVVHDIGYYVPSEGALEVFARISAGDQLRALAFRLELGQDLRWRCTAVETGPRPAPAQGD; encoded by the coding sequence ATGAACAAGGTCATGAGCCGCACCGCCCAGCCCCGCCCGCGCCACCGCCCGCCGACCCGCCACGACACCCGCCGCCCGGGCGGCGCCCCGCCCCGGAAGCCGTCGGTCAGGAGCAAGCGAGAAATGCCGCCGGCCACGCCCCGGAACGCGAGCACGGCCCGTACAGCGCCGGGGACTGCCTTGCCGCCTGTACGCCCCACCGACGTCTTCGCCGAGCGTCTGCTGGCCGTCCTGAGCGGTCAGCGGCCCGTCCACTGGATGCTCCGGCACACCATGGGCCGTGCCTACGACGACCTGGCCCGCCTCGCCGAACGCAGTCCGCTGCGCGCCCGAGGCTCCCGCCCCGTCGTCCACGACATCGGCTACTACGTCCCCAGCGAGGGCGCCCTCGAGGTCTTCGCCCGCATCTCCGCCGGCGACCAACTCCGTGCCCTGGCCTTCCGCCTGGAACTCGGCCAGGACCTCCGCTGGCGCTGCACAGCGGTGGAAACCGGCCCCCGCCCCGCCCCGGCACAGGGCGACTGA
- a CDS encoding LpqB family beta-propeller domain-containing protein: MGADRKGGARHKPGRAVAYAALGTVLLAGCASMPDSGDLKNVESTPRQDTGVRVFAMPPAEGAGPAEIMQGFLEALTSDDPAYDTARKYLTSDAARIWRPEQSTTVLAGGPSIEPGCRAGGSPDLPSSITCVLAGSQVATVDGQQAYQPTDGAYRKKVHLTRDPKNGQWRIDQLPDGVVMGKSDFQRNYTPVDKYYFASDTAVGSTGQPVAVADPVFVRSKVDPMTQMVRSLLNGPTGWLGPVVRSSFPTGTALQKDVSGLAPDDQNKLTVPLNLKQSQVAATKCTEMATQVLFTLRNLAPTLESVELQGVGGHRLCGLSEERAESAAWHGSSKTPDNLYYLDGKHRLVRMPTGSTSTSALPAPGPLGEGARALESVAVSRDEHYAAGVGDQGRSLYVTSLVAGASLGDALVTSHGATADDRLTTPSWDARGDLWVADRDPRHTRLYIVQKGSDKPEQVAVPDLSGQIQDARVAADGVRIALVVEKDGKQSLLIGRVQRDDGTGQGTSVVELRSAAPDLEQVSALSWAGDSRLLVVGREQGGVLQMRYVQVDGSTLDGPAPGALPGVSTIAASEDERVPLVACSEDGIVRLPSGAQWQKVDKDGTAPVYPG; this comes from the coding sequence GTGGGCGCTGACCGCAAGGGGGGCGCCCGGCACAAGCCGGGACGCGCGGTGGCGTACGCCGCCCTGGGGACCGTACTGCTGGCCGGGTGCGCGTCGATGCCCGACAGCGGGGACCTGAAGAACGTGGAGTCCACGCCGCGACAGGACACCGGGGTCCGGGTGTTCGCCATGCCGCCGGCCGAGGGCGCCGGGCCCGCCGAGATCATGCAGGGCTTCCTGGAGGCGCTGACCAGTGACGACCCGGCGTACGACACGGCCCGCAAGTATCTGACCTCCGATGCGGCGCGCATATGGCGGCCGGAGCAGTCGACCACGGTCCTCGCGGGCGGGCCGAGCATCGAGCCCGGCTGCCGGGCCGGTGGCAGTCCGGACCTGCCCAGCAGCATCACCTGCGTGCTGGCGGGCAGCCAGGTCGCGACGGTGGACGGGCAGCAGGCGTACCAGCCGACCGACGGGGCCTACCGCAAGAAGGTCCACCTGACGCGCGATCCCAAGAACGGGCAGTGGCGCATCGATCAGCTGCCCGACGGGGTCGTCATGGGCAAGTCGGACTTCCAGCGCAACTACACCCCCGTCGACAAGTACTACTTCGCCTCCGACACGGCGGTCGGGTCGACGGGACAGCCGGTGGCGGTCGCTGATCCGGTGTTCGTGCGCAGCAAGGTGGACCCGATGACGCAGATGGTCCGCTCGCTGCTGAACGGCCCCACCGGCTGGCTCGGGCCGGTCGTCAGGTCCAGTTTCCCGACCGGCACGGCCCTGCAGAAGGATGTGTCGGGCCTGGCGCCGGACGACCAGAACAAGCTGACTGTGCCGCTGAACCTGAAGCAGTCCCAGGTCGCGGCGACCAAGTGCACCGAAATGGCGACGCAGGTGCTGTTCACTCTGCGAAACCTGGCGCCGACATTGGAGTCCGTCGAACTGCAGGGCGTCGGCGGTCACCGGCTGTGCGGCCTGAGCGAGGAGCGCGCCGAGTCCGCGGCCTGGCACGGGTCGTCCAAGACCCCCGACAACCTGTACTACCTCGACGGAAAGCACCGGCTGGTACGGATGCCGACGGGGAGCACGAGCACCAGTGCCCTTCCCGCGCCTGGGCCGCTGGGCGAGGGCGCCAGGGCGCTGGAGTCGGTGGCGGTGTCGCGGGACGAGCACTATGCGGCCGGGGTCGGTGACCAGGGCAGATCGTTGTACGTGACGTCGCTGGTGGCGGGTGCTTCCCTCGGGGACGCGCTGGTGACCAGCCACGGCGCGACCGCGGACGACCGGCTGACGACACCGAGCTGGGATGCCCGCGGCGACCTGTGGGTGGCCGACCGCGACCCGCGCCATACGCGGCTGTACATCGTACAAAAGGGCTCAGACAAGCCGGAGCAGGTCGCCGTCCCGGACCTGTCCGGCCAGATCCAGGACGCGCGGGTGGCGGCCGACGGCGTGCGGATCGCGCTGGTCGTGGAGAAGGACGGCAAGCAGTCCCTGCTCATCGGCCGCGTCCAGCGCGACGACGGGACCGGGCAGGGGACCTCGGTGGTCGAACTGCGCTCGGCCGCGCCCGACTTGGAGCAGGTCAGCGCCCTGTCGTGGGCCGGGGACAGCAGACTGCTGGTCGTCGGCCGGGAGCAGGGTGGCGTGCTGCAGATGCGGTACGTCCAGGTCGACGGCTCCACGCTCGACGGCCCGGCGCCAGGCGCGCTCCCCGGCGTCAGCACGATCGCCGCGTCCGAGGACGAGCGGGTGCCGCTGGTGGCCTGCTCGGAAGACGGGATCGTACGGCTGCCGTCCGGGGCGCAGTGGCAGAAGGTGGACAAGGACGGGACGGCACCGGTCTATCCGGGCTGA
- a CDS encoding winged helix-turn-helix domain-containing protein: MTTLPRPTTSLTADDARRIALRAQGFLGAPDRRAGVRGVLRHLGAVQLDTISVLARSHELVPYARLGAIGRKTVESAYWKPSSVGVSPARPHAFEYWSHAACILPVEEWPHFAFRRRAYRDRPHWNHELPDGAYDQVIKQLRAEGPLTSTELGGAKKTNEWWDWSGTKVAVERALMYGEVVCVERRGWKRVYDLAERAVPDALLHDELDDTECLRRLVRLAGESLGVGTRADIADYHRLKGEQLDAVIADSGLVPVEVEGWGRPAWADPAALATPPRGRHRTTLLSPFDSLIWERARTERIFGFTHRLEAYVPKQKRVYGYFAMPVLAGGRLVGRVDPAREGRTLVAKQVTVDDPKAVPAIAQALLEAATWVNCTDVRVERVDTPELREPLARELARMLA; the protein is encoded by the coding sequence ATGACGACCCTGCCGCGCCCGACCACCTCCCTCACCGCGGACGACGCCCGCCGTATCGCCCTGCGCGCCCAGGGCTTCCTCGGCGCGCCCGACCGGCGGGCCGGAGTCCGCGGGGTGCTGCGCCACCTCGGCGCGGTCCAGCTCGACACGATCTCGGTCCTCGCCCGCTCCCATGAACTCGTGCCGTACGCCCGGCTCGGCGCGATCGGCCGCAAGACGGTCGAGTCCGCGTACTGGAAGCCCTCGTCCGTCGGCGTGTCGCCGGCCCGCCCGCATGCCTTCGAGTACTGGTCGCACGCGGCGTGCATCCTCCCCGTCGAGGAGTGGCCGCACTTCGCCTTCCGCCGCCGCGCCTACCGCGACCGCCCGCACTGGAACCACGAGCTGCCCGACGGCGCATACGACCAGGTCATCAAGCAGCTGCGCGCGGAAGGCCCGCTGACCTCCACGGAGCTGGGCGGCGCGAAGAAGACGAACGAGTGGTGGGACTGGTCCGGTACCAAGGTCGCGGTGGAGCGCGCGCTGATGTACGGCGAGGTGGTGTGCGTCGAGCGTCGCGGCTGGAAGCGGGTGTACGACCTCGCCGAGCGCGCCGTCCCGGACGCGCTGCTGCACGACGAGCTGGACGACACCGAGTGCCTGCGCCGCCTGGTCCGGCTGGCCGGCGAATCCCTCGGTGTCGGCACGCGCGCGGACATCGCCGACTACCACCGGCTCAAGGGCGAGCAGCTCGACGCGGTCATCGCCGACTCGGGTCTGGTCCCGGTCGAGGTAGAGGGCTGGGGCAGGCCGGCCTGGGCCGATCCGGCGGCCCTGGCGACACCGCCGCGCGGCCGGCACCGCACCACGCTGCTGTCGCCGTTCGACTCGCTGATCTGGGAGCGGGCCCGCACGGAGCGGATCTTCGGCTTCACCCACCGCCTGGAGGCGTATGTGCCCAAGCAGAAGCGGGTCTACGGCTACTTCGCCATGCCGGTACTCGCGGGCGGCAGGCTGGTCGGCCGGGTGGACCCGGCGCGCGAGGGGCGCACGCTGGTGGCCAAGCAGGTCACCGTGGACGACCCGAAGGCGGTCCCGGCGATCGCCCAGGCCCTGCTCGAGGCGGCCACCTGGGTGAACTGCACGGACGTCCGCGTGGAGCGGGTGGACACCCCGGAACTGCGCGAGCCCCTGGCGAGGGAACTGGCCCGCATGCTCGCCTGA
- a CDS encoding DUF6912 family protein, whose product MRVYVPLTLPGLAEAHKSGELGTGPFVAYAVTPALREWYLSEDIEELEYAALSRAALASLRLLAADPGAVRRRVVVAVDVADGAASVDPGRGLDPSALGEVTVRVTVPLAKAAAVHVDAEDAERDVAAAADAVEAADGGDDDARFVVDGADDHELLWYATQEIPNLVGLA is encoded by the coding sequence ATGCGCGTCTACGTCCCCCTGACCCTCCCCGGTCTCGCCGAGGCGCACAAGTCGGGTGAGCTGGGGACCGGCCCCTTCGTCGCGTACGCCGTGACGCCCGCGTTGCGCGAGTGGTACCTCTCCGAGGACATCGAGGAGCTGGAGTACGCCGCGCTCAGCCGGGCCGCGCTGGCCTCGCTGCGGTTGCTGGCGGCGGATCCGGGTGCGGTACGACGCCGGGTCGTGGTCGCCGTGGACGTGGCCGACGGTGCCGCGAGCGTCGACCCGGGCCGTGGGCTCGACCCGTCCGCCCTCGGTGAGGTGACGGTGAGGGTGACCGTGCCGCTCGCCAAGGCGGCCGCGGTTCATGTCGACGCCGAGGACGCGGAGCGGGACGTGGCCGCGGCGGCGGACGCGGTGGAGGCGGCGGACGGTGGGGACGACGACGCGCGGTTCGTCGTGGACGGTGCGGACGATCACGAGCTGCTGTGGTACGCCACGCAGGAGATCCCCAACCTGGTCGGGCTCGCCTGA